From Tepidimicrobium xylanilyticum, the proteins below share one genomic window:
- a CDS encoding ArsR/SmtB family transcription factor — MIDYEENAKILKALADPNRLKIADILSCGELCACEILEHFEFTQPTLSHHIKVLTEAGLVNVRKDGLWNYYSLNKTKCNEIVLMLKNIISETGDCICKKIGNKECKQKIGFVNLK, encoded by the coding sequence ATGATAGATTACGAAGAAAATGCAAAGATACTTAAGGCATTGGCAGATCCAAATAGATTAAAGATAGCTGATATATTATCCTGTGGTGAGCTATGTGCCTGTGAAATATTGGAACATTTTGAATTTACTCAGCCTACATTATCACATCATATTAAGGTACTTACAGAGGCTGGACTTGTCAATGTGAGAAAAGATGGCCTTTGGAACTATTATTCATTAAACAAAACTAAATGTAATGAGATTGTTCTAATGTTAAAGAATATTATTAGTGAAACAGGTGATTGTATCTGTAAAAAAATAGGAAATAAGGAATGTAAACAAAAAATAGGCTTTGTAAACTTAAAATGA
- a CDS encoding GTP-binding protein, whose amino-acid sequence MENKTKLYLLTGFLESGKTTFLTNVLNDLKGSKVAVIMNEFDKVGIDGIIIQRDVMDLVLKSLWLLINYKLYSTLYIF is encoded by the coding sequence ATGGAAAATAAAACAAAATTATATTTACTTACAGGATTTTTGGAGTCTGGTAAAACTACATTTCTTACAAATGTGCTAAATGATTTAAAAGGAAGTAAAGTAGCAGTAATAATGAATGAATTTGACAAGGTTGGTATAGACGGAATCATAATACAAAGGGATGTTATGGATCTTGTTTTAAAGAGTTTGTGGTTACTCATTAACTACAAGCTCTATTCAACCTTATATATTTTTTAG
- the lgt gene encoding prolipoprotein diacylglyceryl transferase: MIDRYLIKNLFGINGLNIAWYGVIIAFGVLLGVLIACREAKRQNLKSEIIFDFLFLALPIAIICARIYYVVFEWEQYNGSFTKMIAIWEGGLAIYGGVIGGIIAAIIFSKRNHFPFFRLVDMVVPSLILGQAIGRWGNFVNQEAFGNLVTNPNLQFFPYAVFIEQLEEWHQATFFYESMWNLCVFAVLVYFRKRTKFSGQLLATYFIGYGLGRFWIEGLRADSLYLVPGLRISQTLSLVLIIIGIIIFVFHKNLFKKTPDYTGKYMIK, encoded by the coding sequence ATGATAGATAGATATTTAATAAAAAACCTATTTGGCATTAATGGCTTAAATATTGCATGGTATGGAGTTATTATTGCATTCGGGGTTTTACTTGGTGTTTTGATTGCCTGTCGTGAAGCTAAAAGACAGAACCTTAAAAGTGAAATAATCTTTGATTTTCTCTTTTTAGCGCTCCCCATCGCAATCATCTGCGCACGAATTTATTACGTTGTATTTGAATGGGAACAATATAACGGAAGCTTTACAAAGATGATTGCTATTTGGGAAGGTGGACTTGCTATATATGGAGGAGTTATCGGTGGAATCATTGCTGCGATTATTTTTTCAAAACGCAACCACTTCCCATTCTTCCGGCTTGTTGATATGGTTGTACCTAGCTTGATTCTAGGGCAGGCAATTGGTCGATGGGGTAATTTTGTGAACCAGGAGGCCTTCGGCAATCTCGTTACAAACCCGAATCTTCAATTCTTCCCCTATGCTGTATTCATAGAACAGTTGGAAGAATGGCATCAAGCTACATTTTTCTATGAAAGCATGTGGAATTTGTGCGTATTTGCCGTACTGGTTTATTTCCGCAAAAGGACAAAGTTTAGCGGTCAGCTTTTGGCAACTTACTTTATCGGATATGGATTAGGCCGTTTTTGGATTGAAGGATTGCGTGCGGATAGTCTTTATCTGGTCCCGGGACTTAGAATATCGCAAACGCTGTCATTGGTTCTGATCATTATCGGAATTATCATATTCGTGTTTCACAAAAATCTCTTCAAAAAAACGCCTGATTATACGGGTAAATATATGATTAAATAA
- a CDS encoding LysR family transcriptional regulator, with the protein MTLRHLKIFVTVCETGSTTAAGEKLHIAQPSISLAISELEDYYGIKLFDRIAKRLYITEAGKKFLQYATHIVGLFEEMEREIKNFDATGIIRIGASITIGNYLLPGYITRFKKIHPQMDVKVIIDNSEKIQQYILSNQIDIGLIEGIVYSPYIAEHKFRDDELVMVCGNAHPFANQKNVEISKLQNESFILRESGSAGREIFDSTMTSLGIKILPAWESTSTQAIIRAVQANLGISVLPYLLVKDSLNRKEISQFHIDGIRFQRSFSVIYHQNKFLTESAKDFIALCK; encoded by the coding sequence ATGACATTAAGGCATCTCAAAATATTTGTTACTGTATGCGAAACCGGTAGTACAACTGCAGCCGGAGAAAAGCTGCATATTGCGCAGCCTTCTATAAGTCTTGCAATATCAGAGCTTGAAGATTATTATGGGATAAAACTATTTGATCGCATTGCAAAGAGACTCTATATCACAGAAGCTGGAAAGAAGTTTCTTCAATATGCAACACATATTGTAGGACTTTTTGAGGAGATGGAAAGGGAAATCAAAAACTTTGATGCAACGGGAATCATCCGTATTGGAGCAAGTATTACCATCGGAAACTATTTATTACCAGGCTACATAACCCGGTTTAAGAAAATTCATCCTCAAATGGATGTTAAGGTAATCATAGATAACTCAGAAAAAATCCAACAATATATTTTATCCAATCAGATTGATATTGGGCTGATAGAGGGTATTGTATATAGCCCTTATATTGCGGAGCATAAGTTTCGGGATGATGAATTGGTAATGGTCTGCGGGAACGCGCATCCCTTTGCTAATCAAAAAAATGTTGAGATTTCAAAGCTTCAAAATGAAAGTTTCATTTTAAGAGAATCAGGAAGCGCTGGACGTGAAATTTTTGACAGTACTATGACCTCGCTCGGAATAAAAATTCTACCTGCTTGGGAGAGTACAAGTACTCAGGCAATAATAAGAGCAGTGCAGGCAAATTTAGGTATTTCTGTGTTGCCTTATTTATTGGTAAAGGACTCTCTTAACCGTAAAGAAATCAGTCAGTTTCATATAGATGGGATACGTTTTCAAAGAAGTTTTTCTGTCATTTACCATCAAAATAAGTTTTTAACGGAGAGTGCAAAAGACTTTATTGCACTGTGTAAATAA
- a CDS encoding chromate transporter, with protein sequence MKNQKHVYRRLFASTFYLSAFTFGGGYVIIPLMKKKFVDDLQWIEEEEMLNLTAIAQSSPGAVAVNAAILLGYRVAGISGALVTILGTILPPFITLSIISIFYTAFRDNTVVNAVLKGMQAGVAAVIADVVMSLGSNVFKQKDIVSVIVMVGAFISTFFFGINVMYIILVCGCIGAVKILIQMKKVQKDGDPQ encoded by the coding sequence TTGAAAAACCAAAAACACGTTTACAGAAGATTGTTTGCGTCTACCTTCTACTTAAGCGCTTTTACCTTTGGTGGAGGATACGTCATTATACCATTAATGAAAAAGAAATTTGTAGATGATTTGCAATGGATTGAGGAGGAAGAAATGCTGAACTTAACAGCAATTGCACAATCCTCACCCGGAGCAGTTGCAGTCAATGCAGCGATACTGCTGGGGTATCGTGTTGCTGGAATATCAGGTGCCCTGGTAACGATTCTGGGTACAATATTACCACCTTTTATAACTCTTTCTATTATCTCTATTTTTTACACTGCATTTCGCGATAACACTGTAGTAAATGCGGTTCTAAAAGGAATGCAAGCCGGTGTTGCCGCTGTTATTGCAGATGTGGTTATGAGTCTCGGCAGTAATGTCTTTAAACAAAAGGACATAGTATCTGTGATTGTTATGGTTGGTGCGTTTATTTCCACATTTTTCTTTGGAATTAATGTTATGTATATTATTTTAGTGTGTGGGTGTATCGGAGCGGTAAAGATTCTGATTCAAATGAAAAAAGTACAAAAGGACGGTGATCCACAATGA
- a CDS encoding chromate transporter: MILLKLFWSFFQIGMFSIGGGMAAMPLIQNQVVNLHHWLTLTEFTDLITIAEMTPGPIAINSATFVGIRIAGIPGAIVATIGCIFPSCVIVSLLAWIYFKFKELTVVQGILSGLRPTIVALIASAGLSIFILAVWGEDGFSTNPLTINLVSVLLFTVAIFILRKWKPNPIYVMLGSGIIGGAIYLLI; the protein is encoded by the coding sequence ATGATACTATTAAAACTTTTTTGGAGTTTCTTTCAAATCGGCATGTTTAGCATTGGTGGTGGCATGGCTGCAATGCCGCTGATTCAAAATCAAGTAGTTAATTTGCACCATTGGTTGACATTAACGGAATTTACCGACCTCATTACTATTGCGGAAATGACACCCGGACCCATTGCCATCAATTCAGCCACATTTGTGGGAATTAGGATTGCCGGCATTCCAGGAGCGATTGTTGCGACTATTGGATGTATCTTCCCATCCTGTGTCATTGTTTCACTCCTGGCATGGATTTACTTTAAATTCAAAGAGTTGACCGTTGTACAAGGAATATTGTCTGGTCTAAGACCTACCATAGTAGCGCTGATTGCATCAGCAGGGTTGTCGATTTTTATACTGGCTGTATGGGGAGAAGATGGCTTTTCAACAAATCCTCTAACAATCAATTTGGTTTCTGTTTTATTATTTACTGTGGCTATTTTCATTTTACGGAAGTGGAAACCGAATCCTATTTATGTAATGCTCGGATCAGGCATTATCGGTGGAGCAATTTACTTGTTGATATAG
- a CDS encoding C-GCAxxG-C-C family (seleno)protein has protein sequence MSAHSDLARELFRKGYNCSQSVFAAFCDETGLDMETALKIASSFGGGMGRLREVCGAVTGMFMVVGMKYGYTDPSSKNAKAEHYELVQDLAKQFENENGSIICRELLGISIKHDKPIPETRNDNYYKKRPCAELVEQAARILDEYILNKEWRRPAMIKIAVASENGMVTEHFGHCEGFIIFYTENNKIVKSETIANPGHKPGFLPNFLADRGVNVIISGGMGGGAVDIFNERNIEVIVGARGDAKAVVEAYLQGSLKSTGSVCHEHEHHDECGE, from the coding sequence ATGAGTGCACATTCAGATTTGGCAAGAGAATTGTTTAGAAAAGGCTACAATTGCTCTCAATCTGTTTTTGCTGCTTTTTGTGATGAAACGGGGCTGGACATGGAAACAGCATTAAAAATTGCATCTTCTTTCGGAGGAGGTATGGGTAGGTTGCGGGAAGTATGTGGTGCTGTGACAGGAATGTTTATGGTGGTCGGCATGAAATATGGTTACACAGATCCATCCAGCAAAAATGCGAAAGCAGAACATTATGAGCTAGTTCAAGATTTGGCAAAACAATTTGAAAATGAAAACGGATCAATCATATGCAGGGAACTGTTAGGTATTTCAATTAAGCATGATAAACCTATACCCGAGACCAGAAATGATAATTATTATAAAAAGCGGCCTTGCGCAGAACTTGTTGAGCAAGCTGCAAGGATACTTGATGAATATATTCTAAATAAAGAATGGAGGAGACCAGCTATGATTAAAATTGCTGTAGCAAGTGAAAACGGAATGGTGACTGAGCACTTTGGACATTGCGAAGGGTTTATAATTTTTTACACCGAAAACAACAAAATTGTTAAAAGTGAAACCATCGCTAACCCCGGGCATAAACCTGGATTCTTGCCTAATTTTCTTGCCGATCGTGGAGTAAATGTCATCATCAGTGGTGGTATGGGAGGAGGTGCAGTTGACATTTTTAATGAAAGAAACATTGAGGTTATTGTTGGGGCAAGAGGTGATGCCAAAGCAGTAGTAGAAGCATACCTGCAGGGTTCTCTTAAATCTACTGGTTCTGTTTGCCATGAACATGAGCACCACGATGAATGTGGAGAATGA
- a CDS encoding Mrp/NBP35 family ATP-binding protein: MSENCNQSCSSCSEDCAERKEKKNDFSVKPHEMSSIKKVIGVVSGKGGVGKSLVTSMLAVTMNRMGYHTAVLDADVTGPSIPKAFGIKEKATGSEFGLFPVKSKTGIDIMSVNLLLENDTDPVVWRGPLIGNMVKQFWSDVIWSDVDFMFIDMPPGTGDVPLTVFQSIAVDGIIVVTSPQELVSMIVSKAVRMAEMMNIPIVGLVENMSYFKCPDCGKEHKIFGDSHIDEIAEKHNLKVLAKLPVNPKISAACDKGMIELFDGDWLEPVAKVLEKNIEEDNK; this comes from the coding sequence ATGAGCGAAAATTGCAACCAAAGCTGCAGCAGTTGCTCGGAGGACTGCGCAGAAAGAAAAGAGAAGAAAAATGATTTCTCCGTGAAACCACATGAAATGAGCAGCATTAAAAAGGTTATTGGTGTTGTCAGTGGTAAAGGAGGGGTTGGAAAGTCACTGGTAACTTCCATGCTAGCTGTTACCATGAATAGAATGGGTTATCATACCGCTGTTCTGGACGCTGATGTAACCGGGCCTTCTATTCCTAAGGCATTTGGTATCAAGGAAAAAGCCACAGGAAGTGAATTTGGCTTATTCCCCGTTAAAAGTAAGACAGGTATTGATATCATGTCTGTTAATTTGCTTTTAGAGAATGATACCGATCCAGTTGTGTGGAGAGGACCCCTGATCGGAAATATGGTAAAGCAGTTCTGGTCAGATGTTATCTGGAGCGATGTGGATTTTATGTTCATCGATATGCCACCGGGCACCGGCGATGTTCCCCTTACTGTATTTCAATCCATTGCTGTTGATGGGATCATTGTTGTAACTTCGCCTCAGGAGCTTGTATCCATGATTGTATCAAAAGCAGTCAGGATGGCTGAAATGATGAATATTCCTATCGTTGGTTTAGTAGAAAATATGTCCTATTTTAAATGTCCGGATTGCGGTAAGGAACACAAAATTTTCGGCGACAGCCATATTGACGAAATTGCCGAAAAGCATAATTTAAAAGTGCTTGCTAAGCTTCCGGTCAACCCCAAAATTTCTGCCGCCTGTGATAAGGGTATGATAGAACTTTTTGATGGCGATTGGCTTGAACCTGTAGCAAAAGTATTGGAGAAAAACATTGAGGAAGATAATAAATGA
- a CDS encoding ZIP family metal transporter, with translation MKDINTFIFISAFAMGAMIVNSLGIWTLYKNREWAEKIKDYCMCFAAGILISSPLIMTLPQAIQKTSYAGFTALAGFLFMYFSNEIIKYKTKQKELAFGITAIEGILIHSLIDGVVYTVTFSISTVVGILTGVGLVVHEFAEGVITFSMLLKGGYSTRKAGIYAFLAAALTTPIGAFIAYPIVQHLSNNVLGHMLGFVAGVLIYVSASHLLPEARDYEKKHSTLAFILGIVFALLIMFTEH, from the coding sequence GTGAAAGATATTAATACATTTATTTTTATTTCTGCTTTTGCAATGGGAGCAATGATAGTAAACAGTTTGGGAATCTGGACTCTTTATAAAAATCGCGAATGGGCAGAAAAAATTAAAGACTATTGTATGTGTTTTGCTGCGGGAATACTTATCTCTTCCCCGCTGATAATGACTTTACCTCAAGCTATACAAAAAACCTCCTACGCAGGATTTACTGCGCTCGCAGGATTTTTATTTATGTATTTCAGCAATGAGATCATCAAATACAAAACAAAGCAAAAAGAACTGGCCTTTGGCATAACTGCAATTGAAGGTATCTTAATTCATTCACTTATAGATGGCGTTGTATACACAGTTACTTTTAGTATCAGCACAGTAGTTGGAATTCTTACTGGAGTTGGGTTGGTTGTTCATGAGTTCGCCGAAGGCGTTATAACTTTTTCAATGTTACTTAAAGGTGGATATAGCACAAGGAAAGCTGGGATTTATGCTTTTCTTGCAGCAGCATTAACAACTCCTATCGGTGCCTTTATAGCATATCCAATTGTTCAACATCTTAGTAACAATGTTTTAGGACATATGCTTGGATTTGTTGCTGGTGTTTTAATATACGTTTCGGCATCGCATTTATTGCCTGAAGCAAGGGATTATGAGAAAAAGCACTCTACCCTAGCATTTATATTGGGAATTGTTTTCGCACTGCTTATTATGTTTACCGAACACTAA
- a CDS encoding MBL fold metallo-hydrolase — protein sequence MIIKTLVENTALSKNFGSEHGLSLYIEANSRKILFDVGASELFLENAKKLNVDICEVDYLIISHGHYDHGGGLRAFLRENTKAEIFLHRLAFEKYYALRSNDEPEYIGLDEELKQNRRIVFTSDRFFVSKGVQVFSNITRKEPLPKSNDSLLMKQDGKIVQDTFAHEQNLIIEGAGKTLLVTGCAHNGIVNILEYFHDLKRRMPNYVIGGFHLSSRSGGNEAHEMIDRIGKYLVDTKAKFYTCHCTGLEPYKRLKTIMGDSIDYLSAGSEIHI from the coding sequence ATGATTATCAAAACATTAGTTGAGAATACAGCGCTATCCAAAAACTTCGGCAGCGAACACGGACTTAGCCTTTATATAGAAGCAAATAGTCGCAAAATTCTTTTTGATGTTGGTGCTAGTGAATTATTTCTTGAAAATGCAAAGAAACTGAATGTAGATATCTGTGAGGTTGATTATCTGATTATTTCGCATGGACATTATGATCATGGTGGCGGGCTAAGAGCTTTTTTGCGTGAAAACACAAAAGCCGAGATATTCCTACACCGACTGGCATTTGAAAAATACTATGCTTTGCGTTCGAATGATGAACCGGAGTATATTGGTTTGGATGAAGAATTGAAGCAAAACAGGCGAATTGTATTTACATCAGACCGTTTCTTTGTCAGCAAGGGGGTTCAAGTGTTCTCAAATATTACCAGGAAGGAACCTCTACCAAAGTCAAATGACAGTTTGCTTATGAAACAAGACGGCAAAATAGTACAGGATACTTTTGCGCATGAACAAAACCTCATTATAGAGGGGGCAGGAAAGACGCTTTTGGTAACAGGCTGCGCCCATAATGGTATTGTAAATATTCTTGAATACTTCCATGACTTAAAAAGACGTATGCCTAACTATGTGATAGGTGGATTTCATCTTTCCAGCCGTTCTGGCGGAAACGAGGCCCATGAAATGATAGATAGAATTGGTAAATACCTGGTGGATACAAAAGCAAAGTTTTACACATGTCATTGCACTGGTCTGGAGCCTTATAAAAGGCTGAAAACTATTATGGGTGATAGCATCGATTATCTGTCAGCAGGCAGTGAAATACACATATGA
- a CDS encoding ATP-binding protein, with protein MKQLLILSGKGGTGKTTIASAFIKLSKARAYADCDVDAPNLHLITKQNSLPKKRDYYGLPKAEIDTELCIECGQCRQNCRFDAISADGKYKVDPFACEGCGVCELVCPVEAVTLKPAVAGELLLYTEGEKVFSTAQLKMGSGTSGMLVTEVKKQMKSAAADVEFAIIDGSPGIGCPVIASLSGVDMVLIVAEPSISGISDMERIINTATKFGVKTAVCINKFDTNMQNTEKIENFCKGQGISLMGRIPFDSDAVKAINNGQTIVDIVCASGAAVKVVFSKTMELLFEEGGGLRS; from the coding sequence ATGAAACAACTTCTGATTCTTAGTGGTAAGGGTGGTACCGGAAAGACAACCATAGCAAGCGCGTTTATCAAGCTATCTAAGGCTCGCGCTTATGCTGATTGTGATGTTGATGCACCTAACCTGCATCTTATAACAAAGCAAAACTCCTTGCCAAAGAAAAGAGACTATTATGGCTTGCCGAAAGCCGAGATAGATACAGAGTTGTGCATAGAGTGCGGACAATGCAGGCAAAACTGCCGTTTTGACGCTATTTCAGCAGATGGAAAATACAAGGTAGATCCTTTTGCCTGTGAAGGCTGCGGGGTTTGCGAGCTTGTTTGCCCTGTTGAAGCTGTGACTTTAAAACCTGCTGTAGCTGGTGAACTGCTGTTATATACAGAAGGAGAAAAAGTATTTTCTACAGCGCAGCTAAAAATGGGCAGCGGAACCTCCGGAATGTTGGTTACCGAGGTAAAGAAGCAAATGAAGTCAGCAGCCGCTGATGTGGAGTTTGCCATTATTGACGGATCTCCCGGTATAGGCTGCCCGGTTATAGCGTCTTTGAGCGGTGTTGATATGGTGTTAATTGTGGCCGAGCCATCCATATCCGGAATTAGTGACATGGAGCGGATTATAAATACAGCGACGAAATTTGGCGTAAAGACGGCGGTATGTATCAATAAGTTTGACACAAATATGCAAAACACAGAAAAGATAGAAAACTTCTGTAAAGGTCAGGGAATTAGCCTTATGGGTAGAATACCCTTTGATTCGGACGCGGTAAAAGCAATTAATAATGGGCAGACAATTGTTGATATAGTCTGTGCCTCAGGTGCAGCAGTGAAAGTAGTTTTTAGCAAGACAATGGAGCTGCTGTTTGAAGAAGGTGGTGGGCTGAGGTCATGA
- a CDS encoding nucleotide-binding protein, whose translation MLSGKGGTGKTLVSVNLAAVAKTSTYIDCDVEEPNGHLFFKPKDIIEEEISVKIPKVDGNLCSGCRRCVEFCKFNALAYIKEKLIVFEDICHSCGGCILLCPEKALTEKEKVIGRVQKGTSEQVTVYTGILNPGEPSGIPIIKKLLDENEHERSKTIFIDCPPGSACIVMESIKDADYCILVAEPTLFGVHNLNMVYELVKLFNKPFGVVLNKCLDGENPSEKFCIEKGIRILGRIPFDNELGSLNSNAEIAVRKSEKYRTIFSSLLEDVKKEVHHETTSDS comes from the coding sequence GTGCTAAGCGGCAAGGGGGGAACGGGGAAAACGCTAGTGTCGGTTAATTTAGCTGCGGTAGCCAAAACATCAACCTATATAGACTGTGATGTTGAGGAACCAAATGGACATCTATTCTTTAAGCCCAAGGATATCATTGAAGAAGAAATTTCAGTTAAAATTCCAAAGGTGGATGGAAATCTATGCAGCGGATGCCGAAGGTGTGTTGAATTTTGCAAGTTTAATGCTCTTGCCTATATAAAAGAAAAACTGATAGTATTTGAAGATATTTGCCACTCTTGCGGTGGATGTATCTTGCTTTGCCCTGAAAAGGCATTGACAGAGAAAGAAAAGGTTATCGGCAGAGTGCAAAAAGGTACTTCAGAGCAGGTGACAGTATATACCGGGATATTGAATCCTGGTGAACCTTCAGGGATACCCATAATAAAAAAGCTGCTTGATGAGAATGAACATGAAAGAAGCAAGACGATATTTATCGACTGCCCTCCTGGAAGTGCCTGTATAGTCATGGAAAGCATTAAGGATGCAGACTACTGTATATTAGTAGCTGAGCCTACATTGTTCGGAGTTCATAACCTTAACATGGTATATGAACTGGTCAAGTTATTTAATAAGCCGTTCGGAGTGGTTTTAAACAAGTGTCTTGACGGTGAAAATCCGTCGGAAAAATTTTGCATAGAAAAAGGCATTCGGATTTTAGGCCGAATACCTTTTGATAATGAGCTTGGATCATTGAATTCAAATGCAGAAATTGCTGTAAGGAAAAGTGAAAAATATCGTACAATCTTTTCTTCTTTGCTGGAGGACGTGAAAAAGGAGGTGCATCATGAAACAACTTCTGATTCTTAG
- a CDS encoding NifB/NifX family molybdenum-iron cluster-binding protein — translation MKIAIPVNEKSLESNVCVSFGRTPYFLIYDTDTQKSVFLDNSAAASTGGAGIKAAQMIADNKVNILLTPRLGENAADVLKSAEIEIYKTTTASAKDNIDVFIAGKLPLLNEIHAGFHGHGGK, via the coding sequence ATGAAAATAGCAATTCCGGTAAATGAAAAAAGTTTGGAGTCGAATGTATGTGTATCCTTTGGACGCACTCCTTACTTTCTGATTTATGATACCGATACCCAGAAAAGTGTGTTCCTTGACAATAGTGCCGCAGCAAGTACAGGCGGAGCAGGAATTAAGGCAGCACAAATGATAGCAGATAATAAAGTGAATATTTTGCTTACTCCCCGATTAGGTGAAAATGCTGCTGACGTACTTAAATCTGCGGAAATCGAAATATATAAAACGACAACTGCTTCAGCTAAGGATAATATCGATGTCTTCATTGCTGGAAAGCTTCCTTTGCTGAATGAAATACATGCTGGTTTTCATGGACATGGAGGCAAATAA
- a CDS encoding iron-sulfur cluster assembly scaffold protein: MYSDKVIEHFMCPQNAYSMPDADAEGSFGDPTCGDYLTIYIKVKDNRISEISFLVFGCAAAIATSSMTTVLAKGKTLDEALEISEEDVIHALDGLPENKVHCSNLGVSALRNAINNYINRTEDSYENSNSGK; the protein is encoded by the coding sequence ATGTATTCTGACAAAGTGATAGAACATTTTATGTGTCCTCAAAATGCTTATAGTATGCCGGATGCCGATGCAGAGGGGAGTTTCGGTGATCCTACATGCGGAGATTATCTTACGATTTATATTAAAGTAAAAGACAATCGTATAAGTGAAATAAGCTTTCTTGTGTTTGGTTGTGCTGCGGCAATTGCAACATCCAGTATGACGACGGTATTAGCTAAGGGTAAAACCCTGGATGAAGCATTGGAAATTTCAGAAGAAGATGTCATACATGCCTTAGATGGACTTCCTGAGAACAAGGTTCATTGCTCTAATTTAGGCGTTAGCGCATTACGAAATGCGATCAATAATTATATTAATAGAACGGAGGATTCTTATGAAAATAGCAATTCCGGTAAATGA
- a CDS encoding DUF134 domain-containing protein has product MIVSIRIEVTKNMPRPMKWRKVCCLPENSKFGPLDLKVDDENIVRMTVDEYEAIRLIDLEGFTQEECAKQMDVARTTVQGIYAEARKKIAESLVNGKVLLIEGGEYRLCEGFGNGCGRGCRRHRHGWRFAGSDRGD; this is encoded by the coding sequence ATGATTGTTTCTATCAGAATCGAGGTGACTAAAAATATGCCGAGACCAATGAAATGGAGAAAAGTATGCTGTTTGCCTGAAAACAGTAAGTTTGGTCCCCTTGACTTAAAGGTGGATGATGAGAATATTGTCAGAATGACAGTTGATGAGTATGAAGCCATAAGGCTTATTGATTTGGAAGGCTTTACGCAAGAGGAATGCGCCAAGCAGATGGATGTTGCACGCACTACTGTTCAAGGCATTTACGCTGAAGCCAGAAAAAAGATTGCCGAGTCTCTGGTTAATGGTAAGGTACTATTGATAGAAGGTGGCGAATACAGGCTATGTGAAGGATTCGGAAATGGGTGCGGACGAGGTTGTCGCAGGCACCGGCATGGTTGGCGCTTTGCAGGTAGTGATAGAGGTGACTGA
- a CDS encoding DUF5320 domain-containing protein, with amino-acid sequence MPRGDGTGPMGMGPMTGRGAGFCAGFAVPGYANPIGYGFGFGRGRGFRRMFYATGLPRWARFGTQNANGAYFASDADEKEFLKRQAKFLENQLDDVKKRLDELED; translated from the coding sequence ATGCCAAGAGGAGACGGAACCGGGCCTATGGGAATGGGTCCTATGACAGGGCGAGGTGCAGGATTTTGCGCAGGTTTTGCCGTTCCGGGTTATGCAAATCCAATCGGTTACGGATTTGGATTCGGACGGGGACGAGGCTTTAGGCGAATGTTTTATGCGACCGGTCTGCCAAGGTGGGCACGCTTTGGTACTCAAAATGCAAATGGGGCGTACTTTGCATCGGATGCTGATGAAAAAGAATTTTTGAAAAGGCAGGCTAAATTTCTTGAAAATCAGCTTGATGATGTAAAAAAGCGTCTCGATGAGTTAGAAGATTAG
- a CDS encoding DUF5320 domain-containing protein translates to MPRGDRTGPLGMGPLTGRRLGFCAGSKVPGYLNASYRREFWFGRRGYRRAFWLAGMIPWCFYLAYHLSNRSKIKSKRL, encoded by the coding sequence ATGCCCAGAGGTGACAGAACTGGTCCTTTGGGAATGGGACCATTAACTGGACGGAGGTTAGGTTTTTGTGCAGGTTCCAAAGTGCCCGGTTATTTGAACGCAAGTTACAGACGAGAATTTTGGTTTGGACGACGAGGTTACAGGCGTGCATTCTGGCTTGCTGGAATGATCCCCTGGTGTTTTTATCTAGCTTATCACTTATCTAATCGTAGCAAAATTAAAAGTAAGAGATTATAA